The Enterococcus rotai genome includes a window with the following:
- the der gene encoding ribosome biogenesis GTPase Der: MANPTIAIVGRPNVGKSTIFNRIAGERISIVEDTPGVTRDRIYATGEWLGREFSIIDTGGIDLSDEPFMEQIKHQAEIAIEEADVIVFVASGREGVTDADELVAKILYRSNKPVILAVNKVDNPEMRNEIYEFYSLGLGDPFPISGSHGLGIGDVLDEAVKHFSTEIEEEDADTIKFSLIGRPNVGKSSLINAILGEDRVIVSEIEGTTRDAIDTRFESENGQKFLMIDTAGMRKRGKVYESTEKYSVMRAMRAIERSDIVLMVLNAEEGIREQDKKVAGYAHEAGRGIIIVVNKWDTIEKETNTMRDFEEEIREEFRYLDYAPIIFVSAVTKQRLNKLPELIELVSMNQNLRIPSALLNDVVMDAIAINPTPTDKGKRLKVFYGTQVAIKPPTFVIFVNEEELMHFSYARFLENQIRKAFTFEGTPIKIIPRRRK, translated from the coding sequence ATGGCAAATCCAACAATTGCAATTGTCGGTCGCCCGAATGTTGGGAAATCGACGATTTTTAACCGTATAGCTGGTGAGAGAATCTCTATTGTAGAAGATACACCAGGTGTAACAAGAGACCGTATTTATGCCACTGGAGAGTGGTTAGGACGTGAATTTAGTATTATTGATACAGGTGGTATCGATCTAAGTGACGAACCGTTTATGGAGCAAATCAAGCATCAAGCTGAAATTGCGATTGAAGAAGCAGATGTGATCGTATTTGTAGCGAGTGGTAGAGAAGGTGTTACGGATGCAGACGAATTAGTAGCAAAAATCTTATATCGCAGTAATAAGCCAGTGATCTTAGCTGTCAATAAAGTGGATAATCCAGAGATGAGAAATGAAATCTATGAATTTTATTCTTTAGGTTTAGGCGATCCATTCCCGATTTCAGGGAGTCATGGTTTGGGAATCGGTGATGTTTTAGACGAAGCAGTCAAACATTTTTCTACTGAAATCGAAGAAGAAGACGCAGATACGATCAAATTTAGTTTGATTGGACGTCCTAATGTTGGGAAATCTTCCTTGATCAATGCGATTCTTGGTGAAGACCGTGTCATTGTTTCAGAAATCGAAGGAACAACTCGTGATGCCATTGATACTCGTTTTGAATCTGAGAATGGACAAAAATTTTTGATGATCGATACAGCTGGTATGCGAAAACGAGGCAAAGTCTACGAATCAACAGAAAAATACAGTGTGATGCGTGCCATGCGTGCGATTGAACGTTCAGACATTGTTTTAATGGTTTTAAATGCCGAAGAAGGTATTCGTGAACAAGATAAGAAAGTTGCGGGATATGCACATGAAGCTGGTCGTGGGATCATTATCGTTGTGAATAAATGGGATACGATCGAAAAAGAAACAAATACGATGCGCGATTTTGAAGAAGAGATTCGCGAAGAGTTTCGTTATTTAGATTATGCGCCGATCATTTTTGTTTCGGCAGTAACGAAACAACGCTTGAATAAACTACCAGAATTGATTGAATTAGTCAGCATGAACCAAAATCTGCGGATTCCGTCTGCGCTATTGAACGATGTAGTGATGGATGCGATTGCGATCAATCCAACGCCAACAGATAAAGGCAAGCGTCTAAAAGTATTCTATGGTACTCAAGTAGCGATCAAACCGCCAACATTTGTCATTTTTGTAAATGAAGAAGAATTGATGCATTTTTCATATGCAAGATTTTTAGAAAATCAAATTCGTAAAGCCTTCACGTTTGAAGGAACACCAATCAAAATTATCCCGAGAAGACGGAAGTAG
- a CDS encoding ReoY family proteolytic degradation factor, protein MFVNVADKKDFLVWLVNNISFSQREVLWILNYLINHEAILNNVHFIEQADKAVRGLKVTSKEIDDEPIRLFLSGKEFTDTDQIFHEIRMNWKEALYVECIFDGSWQNSQYLSILEDNPYARWNEQVSEEVIESINTFFAHEEKQAKIDLLYHQIDLALEDKNHEAFLELTDELNRLKK, encoded by the coding sequence ATGTTTGTCAATGTCGCAGATAAAAAGGATTTTTTAGTTTGGTTAGTCAATAATATTTCCTTTAGCCAAAGAGAAGTATTGTGGATTTTAAACTATTTGATCAATCACGAAGCCATTTTAAATAATGTTCATTTTATTGAACAAGCAGATAAAGCTGTTCGTGGACTAAAAGTCACGTCAAAAGAAATCGATGATGAACCCATTCGTTTATTTCTTTCAGGGAAAGAATTTACGGATACTGATCAGATTTTCCATGAAATTCGGATGAATTGGAAAGAAGCACTCTATGTGGAATGTATCTTTGATGGGTCTTGGCAAAATAGCCAGTATTTGTCTATTTTAGAGGATAATCCTTATGCGCGCTGGAATGAACAGGTGAGTGAAGAAGTAATTGAAAGTATTAATACGTTTTTCGCTCATGAGGAAAAGCAAGCGAAAATTGATTTACTCTATCATCAAATCGATTTAGCTTTAGAAGATAAAAACCACGAAGCGTTTTTAGAGTTAACAGATGAATTAAACCGTTTGAAAAAATAA
- the cmk gene encoding (d)CMP kinase, translating to MKKISIAIDGPASSGKSTVAKILAKKLNYIYCDTGAMYRALTYLAIQKNIDFEDEKALSDLCLDHTISFQQTEKDQLVFIDGLEVTEAIRQPDVTNSVSIVAKHGAVREKMVELQQMIGRTGGVVMDGRDIGTAVLPEAEVKIFLVASVVERAERRYKENQQKGITTDFETLKEEIEHRDYLDSTREVSPLKQAEDAVKIDTTGMSIEEVVNTIEKVISKKN from the coding sequence ATGAAAAAGATAAGCATTGCCATTGACGGCCCAGCATCTTCTGGGAAAAGTACGGTAGCTAAGATTTTAGCCAAAAAATTGAATTATATTTATTGTGATACTGGTGCTATGTATCGAGCATTGACCTATTTAGCAATCCAAAAAAATATCGATTTTGAAGATGAGAAAGCGTTGAGTGATTTATGTTTAGATCATACGATTTCATTCCAGCAAACCGAAAAAGATCAGCTAGTTTTTATTGATGGCCTTGAAGTCACTGAAGCAATCAGGCAACCTGATGTGACGAATTCGGTCTCAATCGTTGCCAAACACGGCGCTGTTAGGGAGAAGATGGTCGAATTACAGCAAATGATCGGTCGGACCGGTGGCGTTGTAATGGATGGTCGTGATATTGGGACAGCTGTATTACCTGAGGCAGAAGTAAAAATTTTCTTAGTTGCCAGTGTGGTTGAGCGTGCTGAAAGACGCTATAAGGAAAACCAACAAAAAGGGATCACAACAGACTTTGAAACGTTAAAAGAGGAAATCGAACACCGTGATTATTTGGATTCAACAAGGGAAGTTTCGCCTTTAAAACAAGCGGAAGATGCTGTGAAAATCGATACAACGGGTATGAGTATTGAAGAGGTTGTAAATACAATTGAAAAGGTTATTTCAAAGAAAAACTAA
- a CDS encoding tetratricopeptide repeat protein produces MTTYSEKMLQALHEEELAQAQLMLAEAIRKDDDDTLADLGEELLSLGFLEEAKLVFDHLITIFPEADGLNLPLAEIAIENNLIDDAFVYLEKVGKDSDSYVQSLLVTADLYQVIGIPEVSEAKLKEAQRLMPDEPLILFALGELYFSNGQFQESATAYQELLNGQVTEISNVSINERLGSTLSMSGDFEGAIPFLEKALEEGQTDDRLFQLAFTYLQLHENQKAIALLQQLRALNPHYQSLYLSLGEALQEEEQLEEARTVLAEGIKENPFQVDLYQLASENAYRLHDTEKAEALLKEALELGEKTDETRLTLSNLYLNEHRFDEVIDVVQQMEEQGHPYGEWNLAHAYNELEEFDLAKVHYEQAYQELSHEPEFLKEYAVFLREEGQLEKTKELLQHYLHHEPGDNEAQSLLDDIEER; encoded by the coding sequence ATGACAACATATAGTGAGAAAATGCTACAAGCATTACATGAAGAAGAGTTGGCACAAGCGCAGTTGATGTTGGCAGAAGCTATTAGAAAAGATGATGATGATACGCTTGCGGATTTAGGGGAAGAATTATTGTCGCTTGGATTTTTGGAAGAAGCAAAACTAGTTTTTGACCATTTAATAACAATTTTTCCAGAGGCTGATGGCTTGAATCTTCCATTAGCTGAAATTGCGATTGAAAATAATTTGATCGATGATGCATTTGTCTATCTAGAAAAGGTAGGCAAAGATAGTGATAGCTATGTTCAAAGTCTATTAGTAACAGCTGATTTGTATCAGGTCATCGGAATTCCAGAAGTCAGTGAAGCAAAATTAAAAGAGGCACAACGATTGATGCCGGACGAACCATTGATTTTATTTGCTTTAGGTGAGTTGTATTTTTCTAATGGTCAGTTTCAAGAATCCGCTACAGCTTACCAAGAGCTACTTAACGGGCAAGTTACCGAAATCTCTAATGTCTCAATCAACGAACGTTTAGGTAGTACACTTAGCATGTCTGGCGATTTTGAAGGAGCGATCCCATTTTTAGAAAAGGCGTTGGAGGAAGGTCAGACAGATGATCGTTTATTCCAATTAGCGTTCACTTACTTGCAACTCCATGAAAATCAAAAAGCAATTGCTTTACTGCAACAATTAAGAGCGTTGAATCCACATTATCAGTCGCTGTATTTATCTTTGGGCGAAGCGTTGCAAGAAGAAGAACAACTTGAAGAAGCGCGTACTGTTCTAGCTGAAGGGATCAAAGAAAATCCATTCCAAGTGGATTTATATCAATTAGCTTCTGAAAATGCCTATCGATTGCATGATACAGAAAAGGCTGAAGCGCTATTAAAAGAAGCGTTGGAACTTGGCGAAAAAACGGATGAAACAAGACTTACGCTAAGTAATCTATATTTAAATGAACATAGATTTGATGAAGTGATCGATGTCGTTCAACAAATGGAAGAACAAGGACATCCGTATGGTGAATGGAACTTGGCACATGCTTATAATGAATTGGAAGAGTTTGATTTAGCAAAAGTACATTATGAGCAAGCGTACCAAGAACTTTCCCATGAGCCTGAATTTTTAAAAGAGTATGCTGTATTTCTACGTGAGGAAGGGCAACTAGAGAAAACAAAAGAGTTATTGCAACACTATCTTCACCACGAACCTGGGGACAACGAAGCGCAATCCCTGTTAGATGATATTGAAGAAAGATAG
- a CDS encoding helix-turn-helix domain-containing protein, with amino-acid sequence MCRLLIVSNDPNEQRILQQSINDSFMNIKVLPPAETEQEALAIAEKLLPEILLIAIDHLDIDGFIVKRKIVQQLPNIKVIIMTERDNFQSIHQALRCGVIDYLLTPIDFNELKFAIDRCVKSLNQVSLMDVLNNKPTVLAKEQINTILDYIHEHYDEEINLTTLADIMHLNRHYVSRFFKEAVGMNFIDYLTAYRIEKAKQLLMKTEESITEISGTVGYIDSTYFSKLFKKKVGQSPHQFRKQYRGEHTPADLRVIYN; translated from the coding sequence ATGTGCCGATTATTGATTGTCAGCAACGATCCAAACGAACAACGAATACTTCAACAATCTATCAACGATTCATTTATGAATATAAAAGTATTACCTCCAGCTGAAACGGAACAAGAAGCCTTAGCCATTGCCGAAAAGCTTTTGCCAGAAATTCTGTTGATTGCAATTGATCATTTAGATATTGATGGATTCATCGTAAAACGTAAAATAGTTCAACAACTGCCGAATATTAAAGTAATCATAATGACCGAGCGAGATAACTTCCAAAGTATCCATCAAGCTTTACGTTGTGGTGTAATCGATTATTTATTGACACCCATTGATTTTAATGAGTTAAAATTTGCGATCGATCGTTGTGTAAAATCTCTAAACCAAGTTTCTTTGATGGATGTCTTGAATAATAAACCAACTGTTTTAGCAAAAGAGCAAATTAATACGATTTTGGATTACATTCATGAACATTATGATGAAGAAATCAACTTGACAACTTTAGCCGATATTATGCATTTAAATCGTCATTATGTCAGCCGATTTTTTAAAGAGGCTGTGGGGATGAATTTTATTGATTACCTGACTGCTTATCGCATTGAAAAAGCCAAACAATTACTGATGAAGACAGAAGAATCTATCACTGAAATTTCTGGTACGGTTGGTTACATTGATTCTACCTATTTTAGTAAGTTATTTAAGAAAAAAGTGGGGCAATCCCCTCACCAATTCCGTAAACAGTATCGCGGGGAACATACCCCTGCTGATTTGCGTGTGATTTATAATTAA
- a CDS encoding SAG1386/EF1546 family surface-associated protein, with product MSKKDKKKPSGAREPWEQSIYETDKNAGGSRSEKRQQKKGNTVFLTILVILLLLIIALPVGTYLYVMRDKPNDNKNASQPSSSVVVQSSTKNSTTQPSSSSADASQEQPASSSDVTNGDGQNSSSSNVPQESTPQSVAEEPEYTEVLNGEGFQQVAARNGISIEQLEQLNGRSRNETLFPGDKLRVK from the coding sequence GTGAGTAAAAAAGATAAGAAAAAACCATCAGGTGCACGTGAACCTTGGGAGCAGTCAATTTATGAAACAGATAAAAATGCTGGGGGTTCCCGCTCAGAGAAACGTCAACAAAAAAAGGGCAACACGGTCTTTCTAACAATTTTAGTGATTCTTTTACTATTGATCATTGCTTTACCAGTTGGAACATACCTTTACGTGATGAGAGATAAACCAAATGACAATAAAAATGCTAGTCAGCCTTCATCATCGGTGGTGGTTCAATCTTCAACAAAAAATAGCACAACACAACCATCATCTTCAAGTGCTGATGCATCACAAGAACAGCCTGCATCTTCTTCTGATGTAACAAATGGTGACGGACAAAATAGTAGCAGTAGTAATGTGCCGCAAGAGTCAACACCTCAGTCAGTTGCAGAAGAGCCAGAATATACAGAAGTGTTGAATGGTGAAGGATTCCAACAAGTAGCAGCACGAAATGGGATTTCTATCGAACAATTGGAGCAGTTAAATGGGCGTTCTAGAAATGAAACCTTATTCCCAGGAGATAAACTGCGCGTGAAATAA
- a CDS encoding HU family DNA-binding protein translates to MANKAELIENVASSTGLTKKDATAAVDAVFSTIQESLAKGEKVQLIGFGNFEVRERAARKGRNPQTGKEIQIAASKVPAFKPGKALKDAVK, encoded by the coding sequence ATGGCAAATAAAGCAGAATTAATCGAAAACGTTGCATCTTCAACTGGTTTAACTAAAAAAGACGCAACTGCAGCAGTGGATGCTGTATTTTCAACAATCCAAGAATCTCTTGCTAAAGGTGAAAAAGTTCAATTAATCGGTTTTGGTAACTTTGAAGTACGCGAACGTGCGGCTCGTAAAGGACGTAACCCACAAACTGGTAAAGAAATTCAAATCGCTGCAAGTAAAGTACCTGCGTTCAAACCAGGTAAAGCGTTGAAAGATGCTGTTAAATAA
- a CDS encoding YitT family protein — protein MIEEKKFYVKDVLLILAGTCLYGFGLVTFNIANDLAEGGVTGITLILRALFYIDPAYSTLIINIPLILIGGKVLGKHSFYYTILGTVSLSVFLWLWQRFPIEVNLDHDLLIASLLAGLAAGIGSGLVYRVGGTTGGTDVIARILEKNYGISMGRSLLIFDILVLILSLSYIDVKRMMYTLIVSFVFSKVVDSVLDGAYAAKGILVISDHSEDIGEVIMSLLERGVTYLEGQGGYSQVEKKVLYVVVSPSEIIEIKRIVHELDAKAFISVINVHEAIGEGFTYSRPTKMLFKRKKQLN, from the coding sequence ATGATTGAAGAAAAAAAGTTTTATGTTAAAGACGTTCTGTTGATTCTAGCAGGTACTTGTCTTTATGGGTTTGGCCTAGTAACCTTTAATATTGCAAATGACTTAGCAGAAGGCGGAGTAACTGGGATCACCTTGATTTTACGGGCACTTTTTTATATCGATCCCGCTTATTCCACTTTGATCATCAATATTCCGTTGATTTTGATTGGGGGAAAAGTTTTAGGAAAGCATTCATTTTATTATACAATTTTAGGTACCGTTTCCTTATCTGTCTTTTTATGGTTATGGCAACGATTCCCCATCGAAGTGAATCTAGATCATGATTTGTTGATTGCTTCTTTATTAGCTGGATTAGCTGCTGGTATCGGTAGCGGATTAGTCTATCGAGTCGGCGGGACGACAGGCGGAACCGATGTGATCGCTCGTATTTTGGAAAAAAATTACGGCATCAGTATGGGCCGTTCCTTGCTGATTTTTGATATTCTCGTTTTGATTTTGTCTTTAAGCTATATCGATGTGAAACGAATGATGTATACCTTGATTGTTTCATTTGTTTTCAGTAAAGTTGTCGATTCGGTTTTAGATGGTGCCTATGCTGCCAAAGGAATCTTAGTGATCTCTGATCATTCAGAAGATATTGGAGAAGTGATCATGTCCTTATTAGAACGTGGTGTGACCTATTTAGAAGGCCAAGGCGGTTATTCTCAAGTCGAGAAAAAAGTCCTTTATGTAGTTGTTAGTCCTAGTGAAATCATAGAAATCAAGCGAATCGTTCATGAGTTGGATGCAAAAGCGTTTATTTCTGTCATTAATGTTCACGAAGCAATCGGAGAAGGATTCACCTATTCTAGACCGACAAAAATGCTCTTCAAAAGAAAAAAACAGCTTAACTAA
- the rpsA gene encoding 30S ribosomal protein S1 encodes MTEDKKVEISNETMEDAMNSVQEVSVGDIVKGEVLAVEDKQVVVGIEGAGVEGVVPAKELSTTQVEDINELVSVGDILDLVVITSIGKDKENGSYLLSKRRLDAKKVWEEIEADFKAGKIIEAPVTNVVKGGLVVDVGVRGFVPASMVEDHFVADFSEYKGQTLTFKIIEIEPSENRLILSHKAVVAAEKNSKKKDILATLHDGDIVDGKVARLTDFGAFIDLGGIDGLVHVSEIAHQHVGKPSDVLTVGDDVKVKILSINPDEERVSLSIKETLAGPWEDIENKAAVGSVLDGTVKRLTSFGAFVEVFPGVEGLVHISQISHKHIATPHEVLQEGDAIQVKVLEVNPDEHRIALSIKALEAKPESQEEPKDVQEYELPEENTGFTMGDILGDALKAQDSDSE; translated from the coding sequence ATGACAGAAGACAAAAAAGTGGAAATCAGCAATGAAACAATGGAAGATGCAATGAACAGTGTCCAAGAGGTAAGCGTCGGCGACATCGTTAAAGGTGAAGTGCTTGCGGTTGAGGACAAACAAGTCGTTGTTGGTATCGAAGGTGCAGGCGTTGAAGGCGTAGTACCAGCAAAAGAATTATCAACTACACAAGTAGAAGATATCAACGAATTAGTGAGTGTCGGTGACATTTTAGATTTAGTTGTCATCACATCGATTGGTAAAGATAAAGAAAATGGTAGCTATTTACTTTCAAAACGTCGTTTAGATGCTAAAAAAGTTTGGGAAGAAATCGAAGCCGATTTCAAAGCAGGCAAAATCATCGAAGCACCTGTTACAAACGTTGTAAAAGGCGGTTTAGTTGTTGATGTAGGTGTCCGCGGATTTGTTCCAGCATCAATGGTAGAAGACCATTTCGTTGCTGATTTTTCAGAATATAAAGGCCAAACATTGACGTTCAAAATCATCGAGATCGAGCCTTCAGAAAATCGCTTGATTTTATCGCATAAAGCAGTTGTTGCGGCTGAGAAAAATTCTAAGAAAAAAGATATCTTAGCTACTTTACATGATGGTGATATCGTTGACGGAAAAGTTGCTCGTTTAACTGATTTTGGTGCGTTTATTGACTTAGGCGGTATCGATGGATTAGTGCACGTTTCTGAAATTGCGCATCAACATGTGGGGAAACCAAGTGATGTGTTAACTGTAGGTGACGATGTAAAAGTTAAAATTCTTTCGATTAATCCAGATGAAGAACGTGTTTCTCTATCAATCAAAGAAACATTGGCTGGACCTTGGGAAGATATTGAAAACAAAGCAGCTGTTGGTTCTGTTCTTGATGGAACTGTCAAACGTTTAACTAGTTTCGGCGCATTTGTTGAGGTATTTCCAGGTGTTGAAGGCTTAGTTCATATTTCTCAAATTTCGCATAAACATATTGCAACACCTCACGAAGTTTTACAAGAAGGTGATGCTATTCAAGTAAAAGTATTGGAAGTTAATCCAGATGAACACCGGATTGCTTTAAGCATCAAAGCATTAGAAGCAAAACCAGAATCTCAAGAAGAACCAAAAGATGTTCAAGAATATGAGTTACCAGAAGAAAATACTGGTTTCACAATGGGTGATATCTTAGGTGATGCACTAAAAGCACAAGATTCTGATTCAGAATAA
- a CDS encoding aldehyde dehydrogenase family protein, whose amino-acid sequence MTELKVKEIETLVATAKEAQSKYESYTQEQVDAIVKNVYQKTLDNAEKLAISANEETGFGKVSDKIIKNTFASEQVYESIKDLATVGVINRRKEDKIIEIGIPLGVVAGLIPSTNPTATVIFKALIALKTRNAIIFSPHPKALKSILMAAEIIEKAAVEAGAPAGLVQVIQEPTLEATSALMKHEDISLILATGGKAMVQAAYSSGNPAIGVGPGNVPVLIDATADIKHAIDCVVSSKTFDNGIICASEQALVVDKSVKAAVIEELKAKKAYFMNEEESAKVSQFILRETGTLNPDIVGKSASDVAKLVGISVPEETSILISEQTEIGHHNPYSREKLTPILGLFTVDSFETGVATCKALLANEGTGHTAVIHTTKDANAEIFGLEMRASRILVNTLGALGAIGATTKLAPSMTLGCGAMGGSSTTDNVTAHHLMNVKRIAYGVE is encoded by the coding sequence ATGACTGAACTAAAAGTAAAAGAAATTGAAACACTAGTTGCAACTGCGAAAGAAGCACAAAGTAAATATGAAAGCTACACTCAAGAACAAGTAGATGCGATCGTGAAAAATGTATACCAAAAGACACTTGATAATGCGGAAAAATTAGCTATTTCAGCTAACGAAGAAACTGGTTTTGGGAAAGTTTCAGATAAAATCATCAAAAATACATTTGCTAGTGAGCAAGTTTATGAAAGTATTAAAGATCTCGCAACTGTTGGTGTGATCAATCGTCGTAAAGAAGATAAAATCATTGAAATTGGTATTCCTTTAGGTGTAGTAGCAGGCTTGATCCCTTCAACAAATCCAACAGCTACAGTTATTTTTAAAGCATTGATTGCCTTAAAAACAAGAAATGCAATTATTTTTTCACCACATCCAAAAGCGTTGAAATCGATTTTGATGGCAGCAGAAATTATTGAGAAAGCAGCCGTTGAAGCTGGAGCACCAGCTGGATTAGTTCAAGTGATCCAAGAACCTACATTGGAAGCAACAAGTGCTTTGATGAAACACGAGGATATTTCGTTGATCCTTGCTACAGGTGGTAAAGCAATGGTGCAGGCAGCTTATAGTTCAGGAAATCCGGCAATTGGAGTAGGTCCTGGAAACGTTCCAGTCTTGATTGATGCAACAGCGGATATTAAACATGCGATTGATTGCGTAGTTAGTAGTAAAACATTTGATAATGGAATCATTTGTGCCTCAGAGCAAGCGCTTGTAGTAGATAAATCCGTAAAAGCGGCCGTTATCGAAGAATTAAAGGCGAAGAAAGCTTATTTTATGAATGAAGAAGAATCGGCAAAAGTCAGCCAATTTATCTTAAGAGAAACAGGGACATTAAACCCAGATATCGTTGGAAAAAGTGCTTCAGACGTTGCAAAATTAGTGGGCATTTCTGTACCGGAAGAAACATCTATTTTAATTTCAGAACAGACTGAGATTGGGCACCATAATCCATATTCAAGAGAAAAATTAACGCCAATCTTAGGCTTGTTCACAGTTGACTCGTTTGAAACAGGCGTAGCAACGTGTAAGGCATTACTTGCGAATGAAGGAACAGGCCATACAGCGGTGATCCATACAACGAAAGATGCTAATGCCGAAATATTTGGATTAGAAATGAGAGCGTCTCGTATTCTAGTTAATACATTAGGGGCTTTAGGAGCAATTGGTGCAACAACAAAATTGGCGCCTTCGATGACCTTAGGCTGTGGCGCAATGGGCGGAAGTAGTACAACCGATAATGTAACAGCTCATCATTTGATGAATGTAAAACGTATCGCATATGGTGTCGAATAA
- a CDS encoding RecQ family ATP-dependent DNA helicase: MINLEQVLQTKFGFNTFKPGQKEVIEQLLRNQDTLAVLPTGTGKSLCYQFVGQILTGSVLIVSPLLSLMEDQVIQLQKKGETSVIAINSSLSFSEKQYVLNHLRDYKYILISPETLTQKEVRTKIAHLKIALFVVDEAHCVSQWGVDFRPEYTKLAKIQAECGNPLTLALTATATPAVKKEIINQVFSYRTNVSEVIYSVNRPNIGLIVNQCTEKNDTLISYLTQLKNKGIIYCATRKTAEKINRLIKEETDLTSAFYHGGLTANERSLLQQQFVANQLDVLCATNAFGMGIDKPDVRFVIHYDCPDSLENYVQEIGRAGRDGQASVAILLYQKGDESIHYYFQSESRLDRTLLNEFATRQSENQEHLLPVLNEIQQKWLQGYLEKDYTIEELKQRLLRKEKERQQQLAVMLNYIKEAKCRRVFIQQYFSEKITESSQEICCDRCGLSFDKYKARIVQSPEENEISNQWEDILIRLFKE; the protein is encoded by the coding sequence ATGATCAATTTAGAACAAGTGCTGCAAACCAAATTCGGGTTCAATACATTTAAACCGGGACAAAAAGAAGTAATCGAGCAATTATTAAGAAACCAAGATACGTTGGCTGTCTTACCTACAGGAACAGGTAAATCGTTATGTTATCAATTTGTTGGACAGATACTAACGGGTTCAGTGCTGATTGTCTCACCGTTACTTTCTTTGATGGAAGACCAAGTGATCCAGCTTCAAAAAAAAGGTGAAACAAGTGTGATAGCAATAAATAGTAGTTTGTCTTTTTCAGAAAAGCAATATGTCCTAAATCATTTAAGGGATTATAAGTATATTTTGATCAGTCCTGAAACGTTGACACAAAAAGAGGTTCGTACCAAAATAGCTCATTTAAAGATCGCCTTGTTTGTCGTTGACGAAGCGCACTGCGTTTCTCAATGGGGCGTTGATTTTAGACCAGAATATACCAAATTAGCTAAGATTCAAGCAGAGTGTGGCAATCCACTAACATTAGCATTAACTGCTACAGCAACGCCAGCAGTTAAAAAAGAAATTATCAATCAAGTTTTTAGCTATCGGACAAACGTTTCTGAAGTGATTTATTCTGTAAATCGACCTAATATTGGTTTGATTGTCAATCAGTGTACAGAAAAGAACGATACACTCATTTCTTATTTGACCCAGCTTAAAAATAAAGGGATCATTTATTGTGCAACTAGAAAAACAGCCGAAAAAATCAATCGTTTGATCAAAGAAGAAACTGATTTAACGTCAGCTTTTTATCATGGCGGGTTGACTGCAAATGAACGTAGTTTATTGCAACAGCAGTTTGTAGCAAATCAATTAGACGTTTTATGTGCTACGAATGCCTTTGGTATGGGGATCGATAAACCTGATGTGCGTTTTGTTATTCATTATGATTGCCCGGATAGCTTAGAGAATTATGTTCAAGAAATCGGGCGGGCGGGTCGAGATGGTCAAGCGAGTGTTGCAATTTTACTCTATCAAAAAGGGGATGAATCGATTCATTATTATTTCCAATCAGAAAGTAGACTAGATCGGACACTTTTAAATGAGTTCGCTACCAGACAATCAGAGAATCAGGAACATCTCTTGCCAGTATTAAATGAAATTCAGCAAAAATGGTTGCAAGGCTATTTAGAAAAAGACTATACAATTGAAGAGTTGAAACAAAGATTATTAAGAAAAGAGAAAGAAAGGCAACAACAATTAGCGGTTATGTTAAACTATATCAAAGAAGCAAAATGCCGTCGTGTATTCATTCAGCAGTATTTTTCAGAAAAAATCACGGAAAGCAGTCAAGAAATTTGTTGTGACCGTTGTGGCTTATCCTTTGACAAGTACAAAGCCCGAATAGTACAATCACCAGAAGAAAACGAAATCTCCAATCAGTGGGAGGACATTTTAATAAGATTATTTAAAGAATGA